One stretch of Lacrimispora sphenoides DNA includes these proteins:
- a CDS encoding tyrosine-type recombinase/integrase, which translates to MAERSKRIHFFNEEKLKNVNTETKKLYKKYKMDMELRELSEKTMKGYDNDLSHWFIYIYDNQGNQCITELDEDDLTEFFYYCKTEGNNSRRMKRRMSSISAFYKFLRKKKVISENPMDFIDRPQKDTDIAVQTFLTQDQVSLMRDKLQEYKDTEKLNCRELQLYALFSLSTMARVTAVSSIRWDQVDFEERTCNDVLEKEGKIVTLYFNEEVATLLSELKEYREANDIIDGGWIFYSNYGGKLQPINTTTLTEWAKKIGLMINVPTLHPHDFRHSGSQLLKLAGCPIEQISELLNHSGLDVTKKFYLRQDKKKLREAKDKYNI; encoded by the coding sequence ATGGCAGAGCGCAGTAAACGTATACATTTTTTTAATGAGGAAAAGTTAAAAAATGTCAACACCGAAACAAAGAAATTATATAAAAAGTATAAGATGGATATGGAGCTACGAGAATTATCGGAAAAGACCATGAAAGGATACGATAATGATTTAAGTCATTGGTTTATTTACATATACGATAATCAAGGAAACCAATGCATTACTGAATTAGATGAAGATGATCTTACAGAGTTCTTTTATTATTGTAAGACCGAAGGAAATAATTCTCGTAGAATGAAAAGGCGTATGTCTTCTATCTCAGCTTTCTATAAATTTCTTAGAAAGAAAAAAGTTATCTCAGAAAATCCGATGGATTTTATTGATAGACCACAAAAGGACACCGATATAGCCGTACAAACTTTCTTAACACAAGATCAAGTTTCCTTAATGAGAGATAAATTACAGGAATATAAGGATACAGAGAAGTTGAATTGCAGAGAACTTCAATTGTATGCACTGTTTTCTCTGTCTACTATGGCTAGAGTCACCGCTGTATCTAGTATTCGTTGGGATCAAGTAGATTTTGAGGAAAGAACATGTAATGACGTTCTTGAAAAAGAAGGTAAAATTGTAACATTGTACTTTAACGAAGAGGTTGCCACTCTCCTATCTGAGTTAAAAGAATATCGTGAAGCCAATGATATCATAGATGGAGGTTGGATATTTTACTCAAATTATGGAGGGAAACTTCAGCCAATAAACACAACTACGCTGACTGAGTGGGCAAAGAAAATCGGATTAATGATAAATGTACCAACATTGCATCCGCATGATTTTAGGCATTCAGGTAGTCAGCTCCTCAAACTTGCGGGCTGCCCAATAGAACAAATAAGTGAACTATTGAACCATTCGGGGCTTGATGTAACTAAGAAATTTTATCTTCGTCAAGATAAAAAGAAATTAAGGGAAGCAAAAGATAAATATAATATCTAA
- a CDS encoding phage tail tape measure protein codes for MADNISLILQTMIDSSKLKNEQLPKLIAQVKEQYKLKFDVELDDKTAKKYANQIFKARDGLKEIDKITFTNQIQAWRRVNSAAEKEFGGTLDELLIKLKEIDNKSDFGNLQKRFRGVKAEADALGVTGKSIGDTFAAAGQKFGEWALVTGSIATVVQLLRQMPKNVIEINTAMTNLYKVTDETESKYRSFLTNANKDAQTLGRSVSSLVEQTANWAKLGYSIDQSANLAKISSIYSNVGEVDDDTAVSDMVTALKGFNLQTSDSIKLIDIYNKLGNEFAVTSKGIGEGVKNSASALALQGNTLEQTVAMLTGGGEITQEVGELGNMLKVASLRLASMKGKLEEIGEAYEDINSVSKNQTQIYNLTKGQVNILDEQNGKLKSTYQILEEVSKAWKDVNDLDKSTLLELMFGKQRANQGAAILTAFQSGQIQKALSAAMNADGSAQQEQDRWAESLDAKLQQLNASFQTLSNTVVNSNFLKVLIESGTTLNNVFTELIRNFGILPTLVSGAGIASFVKNFA; via the coding sequence ATGGCCGACAATATTTCTCTCATTCTTCAAACTATGATTGACTCATCGAAATTGAAGAATGAGCAATTACCAAAATTAATTGCACAGGTAAAAGAACAATATAAACTTAAATTCGACGTGGAACTTGATGACAAAACCGCTAAAAAATATGCCAACCAAATATTTAAGGCTAGAGATGGTTTAAAAGAAATTGACAAAATTACTTTTACTAATCAGATACAAGCGTGGCGTAGAGTTAACTCAGCCGCCGAAAAAGAATTTGGTGGTACGCTTGATGAATTACTTATCAAACTGAAAGAAATCGATAATAAATCAGATTTCGGTAATCTACAAAAACGGTTCAGAGGTGTAAAAGCCGAAGCAGACGCTTTAGGAGTGACTGGTAAAAGTATAGGTGACACATTCGCTGCCGCCGGCCAGAAATTTGGAGAGTGGGCGTTGGTTACGGGAAGTATTGCTACCGTTGTACAACTTCTGAGGCAAATGCCAAAGAATGTCATAGAAATTAATACTGCTATGACAAACCTTTATAAGGTTACAGATGAAACAGAATCAAAATATAGAAGTTTTCTTACTAATGCGAATAAAGATGCGCAAACATTGGGAAGATCTGTATCTAGTTTAGTTGAACAAACGGCAAACTGGGCCAAATTAGGATATTCAATTGACCAAAGCGCTAACTTAGCCAAAATCTCGTCTATTTACTCCAACGTTGGAGAGGTCGATGATGACACTGCTGTCTCTGACATGGTCACCGCGCTTAAGGGTTTTAATCTTCAAACCTCAGATAGTATTAAACTGATAGACATTTACAATAAATTAGGTAATGAGTTCGCTGTAACCTCAAAAGGTATCGGAGAAGGTGTTAAAAACTCAGCTTCTGCGTTAGCTTTACAGGGGAATACCCTTGAACAGACGGTGGCTATGCTTACTGGTGGCGGGGAGATCACTCAAGAAGTTGGGGAGCTAGGAAATATGCTCAAGGTCGCTTCTCTTCGATTGGCTTCCATGAAAGGTAAACTTGAAGAAATTGGTGAAGCCTATGAGGATATTAATAGTGTAAGTAAAAACCAGACTCAAATTTACAACCTCACCAAAGGCCAAGTAAATATTCTTGATGAACAGAATGGTAAACTAAAAAGTACTTACCAAATTTTAGAGGAAGTTTCAAAAGCATGGAAAGATGTAAACGATTTAGATAAATCTACGCTCTTAGAACTCATGTTTGGGAAACAGAGGGCAAATCAAGGTGCTGCCATTCTTACGGCTTTCCAATCTGGACAAATTCAAAAAGCTTTAAGTGCAGCAATGAATGCAGATGGATCTGCTCAACAAGAGCAAGATCGATGGGCTGAGAGTTTAGATGCGAAATTACAGCAACTAAATGCTTCATTCCAGACATTATCTAATACTGTTGTAAATTCCAACTTCTTAAAAGTACTTATAGAATCTGGAACAACATTAAACAATGTATTTACTGAATTAATTCGAAACTTTGGCATTTTGCCAACACTTGTGTCTGGTGCAGGTATTGCATCATTCGTAAAAAACTTCGCTTGA
- a CDS encoding helix-turn-helix domain-containing protein, whose product MFIKLRDVRIEKGISIRELEQKSGVDRSTISRIENEQAIPSVLTLCKLAYALNVTLDDLVEYTEYCEKEKGE is encoded by the coding sequence ATGTTTATAAAATTACGTGACGTAAGAATAGAAAAAGGTATATCAATAAGAGAACTTGAGCAGAAATCGGGGGTTGATAGGTCGACAATCAGTAGGATTGAGAATGAGCAAGCCATTCCTAGCGTATTAACGTTGTGTAAATTGGCATATGCTTTAAATGTGACATTAGATGACTTAGTAGAATATACGGAATATTGTGAAAAAGAAAAGGGGGAGTAA